CGGACAGTAATGCATATTGTAGAACAGAATATGGGAAGGGTTTACATACCTTCCAAGAATATCTATTGCCTAAATAATTATTAGTTTCAAAGCATGGGATTGGTTATTTTGTACCCTATCTATCAGTTAGGACTTAGGAAGGATCTGATTTAGCTggaaaattaaagatgttttttaaGGTACTTTTACACTGTCAAAATCAGAGTCATAAGAAAGTAATTTCAAACATGAATCCAATAATATCCTTTTCTTATGGTAAAACCTAAATATTATTGGATTAATAGTTCGTCAAAGCTCTTCAAAATTGGACAGTCAAAATACACCTTATATTCCTGAACGGAAGAGTAATGACCTTCTTGAGGGTCAAACTACTATTTACATGAAAAATACCCACGGGTGTGTATAGCAGCAGTCTTGAGTTATCCCTATAAAAGGTAAGGTTTCTGCCCAAACCCTAGCTAATCAAAGCCTCTAGCCGTGCCAGGACAAGCCCACACGACCTGAGAAGATCGCACTATCCTTGGTCTTATGATCAACCATATCAttagtgtgcaaagcaaaacaacAAAAGAACACCTCACCCCTTCATTCTCTCTCTCAATTTCTTTAGTTAAGTGGTGTACAAACAGGTAGCATTAAATTAATTCAATTGTCCTCCAAGAGTGATTATATATAGATAAAGAAATCGCTGTTGAATCTAGCTTGTGTAGATAGAAATCTTTATTCAGCCGGCCTTGACAAAAGGAATCACATAAAGAATAGATGGCTGTGCTGGTTATAtaataaaaaagggaaaaggtcCATATGTTTGTTGATCAAAAGAAGACTGTTAAGCTCATCTTGTCAGATACCAAGTAGGCAAGTACAACAATTCATGATAATATTCCAAAAATGGACAACATGTTGCATGGGTGGTGGAGATGCAGAAATCAGGGTAATAAGTTAGAAGTGGAAAAGCAAACACTCAAGATGGCTTGCATGCTTTCAAAGGCTTACTCTTGTctaatgacttttttttttgtggggacttgtCTAATGACTTTGACAAGCCACTTTCTCTTAGCTACAACCAAAATCTAGTTTGCAACTTGTAAAGGGTTATGCTCTCCTGGCTTTGAGCAATGAGAGGCCAGCCATAGCAACAATTTCACACAATTTATAGATACTATCATAGTTCTGCGAGAAAGAAAAGCTTTAAATTTACATTTATACCTCTAATTCAGTCTTCTCCTCATGATACTGATTCAGCACTTTCTTCATCTCTTTTTGGGAGTTCCGAAGAGATTTCACCTCTTTAACAAGAACTTTTATATCTGCTTTAGACTTTGCCTCGAATTCTCCAATATGTTGCTGCAAACTCTCAACTTCTTTTCGTTTAGTTTCTAGCTCTTCCAGTAACATTTCTTTTTCACCGCTAGCAGTTGTTTTCTCTGACTGCACACGAGTTTTCTCATTCTGCAATTAAGTAGAAAGAAATGTAAGAAAATACTTGTAAGATGGATAGTAAGAAACCAAGCCATGATGACAAAGAGGAGACAAAGAGGAAAACCAACTTGTTCAATCTTCAGGTTTGACTCCATTTCAGAGTACTTCCTGTAGAGCTCATCCTTATCCCATTGAAGTTGGGTAATTTTCTCTCTTTCGGTCAAAACAGCCTGATGTAGAATCTCTTTGTCTTTTTTCTTCGTAGCTTCCAACTCAACCTCCAAATCTTTGACCTGCACAGAATAGCAGAGAAGCACAAGAACAACGTACATCAATAAAGTATGAACAAAAAAACACAAATCAATTTATTTTAAACTCGTGACATATAAAACAAAGCATATCATGTGTTTAAGCATAATCCATAGGCATCACAAATGAATGTCAGGTAGAAAACGTAACCTTTGTCGCAAGATATTCTTTGACAGCCACTTCCTGATTTAGTCGTGCTATGAGATCCTCCATATCAGTTTTTGCTGTCACCTGTCTTCTGTCCATGCTGATCAAAAGTCTAGTCAACTTCGGCCTTTGATCAGCAGGAAGGATGATTTGTGCATCCATATCATATAAAAGCTGCATATCTAAACCTGTAAATTGTTCTGTTTGGCTATGTCCATCAATTCCACTTGGAAGATCCACAGGACCATCCCAAAGGGAACTACTAACTCCAGGAACCGATAATTCACTGCCCCTCAAAGAACTCAAATCACTTCCTATACTTTCAGCAGAGTCCTTCCTGGCATGGCCAGGGTTAGAATCGTGATCCTCTTCGGAAACCACTCCCTTATAAGTATCTATGGAACCATTCCTAACACCATGTTCCAAAAAGACATGGTTCTTTTTCCTGTGATTTGACATGCTACTAGCCCGCTCATTGGGCTGATCTAAGATAGACTCTCCCAGCATACCATTACCAGTTGCTCCTGTCGGACCGTTACCATGAGCAAAGGCTGAATTCATTTGACTGGACTCAGAGAGAACACCTGAACCATGTTCATCAGGACGCGGAGAAGAATCTGCACTACTTTTTGCTGAAGAACCCACTTCAGAAGGGCGCTGATTCCAATCTTGGTAATCTTTCATTCAGAAAAATAGCGtaattaaacatttgctaaaaaTGTTAAGAAATTTTAGTTAATAAATGGATCAATGCACAATCAGGAAAAAGTGTCTTCAATAGAATATGTCAAGCGGAACATACATGAGCGTGCAGCAGCTTCCAGCTCAAGAAAAGCAGCAACAGGTGCACTTCTCGACAACTCAATGTCAGAAAGTAGCTTTTGCATCCACTCCTCCAAAGCGTTCCTTCTCTGCAAACAAAACATTTCAAGAACCACCGGTCAAAAAGGCTAAGCACAACTGAATGTAGTATTTGACATCGAACAAAGCAAAAATTAATCAATATACATAACGGCTAACCTCTTCTAGAAGCACCCTGCTTG
The Oryza sativa Japonica Group chromosome 6, ASM3414082v1 DNA segment above includes these coding regions:
- the LOC4341636 gene encoding PX domain-containing protein EREL1, producing the protein MATPSSFSSARKKAPSPPKHRHDGTSGLPFGMDWSPPPKRWEGRNTIWPHNPQTGWSYCVMIPSWIAQTPEASATADNFLKSIVFYRIHVGIQSPEGISSSHGVLRRFSDFLKLSSDLKQEFPRKGIPPAPPKHAFSRINSSRVLLEERRNALEEWMQKLLSDIELSRSAPVAAFLELEAAARSYYQDWNQRPSEVGSSAKSSADSSPRPDEHGSGVLSESSQMNSAFAHGNGPTGATGNGMLGESILDQPNERASSMSNHRKKNHVFLEHGVRNGSIDTYKGVVSEEDHDSNPGHARKDSAESIGSDLSSLRGSELSVPGVSSSLWDGPVDLPSGIDGHSQTEQFTGLDMQLLYDMDAQIILPADQRPKLTRLLISMDRRQVTAKTDMEDLIARLNQEVAVKEYLATKVKDLEVELEATKKKDKEILHQAVLTEREKITQLQWDKDELYRKYSEMESNLKIEQNEKTRVQSEKTTASGEKEMLLEELETKRKEVESLQQHIGEFEAKSKADIKVLVKEVKSLRNSQKEMKKVLNQYHEEKTELERIVNREKQRSTRARFSREKILHECRLLRERLQECTAKFVADEQDTMTIDLSSLPDALDLVTTSDNRIRLLVAEAQLLSRDDEQGSSDDGDNSDGKSSVTMSSEDAYVTDEETTKMLSDLLIDNAQLRLRLNSLIRNAVNTAVKTEKEGSDGTVPKKTVLNWLLDR